Proteins encoded by one window of bacterium:
- a CDS encoding AMP-binding protein, with protein sequence MNPRAEGVRTVTNLIRTDTLWELIEARAEATPEGLFGLDEAGREMTFAGYREAAERLAAALYERGVREDSAVSWILPTGFNALVLLAALSRLGAVQNPIIPIYRGREVSHCLRQTGAQLLIVIEQFRGFDYAGMASELAEKIEGLDVLVAPNEAWEPQLPAGTGELPPAPSAGNKLRWIFYTSGTTSEPKGARHTDKGFLAASFGLAVAMGLSPSDRIGLVFPVTHLGGVNSLVAALSTGASHLIVESFDPPTTIPFLGKHGVTHAGAGTAFHRMYLEAQRKQGDTPIFPDIRVFQGGGAPKPPPLHYALKEECGAGILSVYGMTECPVLALGRFDDPDEQLATTEGRLNLPETELKIVQADGSLAAIGVEGELRVRAPQLFLGYLDEALNAEAFDDEGFYRTGDLGFIDEKDCITVSGRLKDVIIRKGENISAPEVEGLLLEQPKLADASVIGIPDEVRGEMVCAVVVLREPTEPLAFEEMVDYLRGKELMVQKIPERLETVEALPRNPSGKVLKRELRKQFAATD encoded by the coding sequence TGCCGAGCGCCTCGCCGCCGCGCTCTACGAGCGGGGCGTACGGGAGGACAGCGCCGTCAGCTGGATTCTCCCAACCGGCTTCAACGCCCTCGTCCTCCTCGCGGCGCTCTCGCGCCTCGGTGCCGTGCAGAATCCAATCATTCCGATCTATCGCGGACGCGAAGTCTCCCACTGCCTGCGTCAGACCGGTGCGCAGCTTCTCATCGTCATCGAGCAGTTCCGTGGCTTCGACTATGCAGGGATGGCAAGCGAACTGGCCGAGAAGATCGAGGGCCTCGACGTGCTCGTCGCACCCAACGAGGCGTGGGAACCCCAGCTTCCAGCCGGGACCGGGGAACTCCCGCCCGCGCCAAGCGCCGGAAACAAACTTCGCTGGATCTTCTACACCTCGGGCACGACGTCGGAACCCAAGGGCGCCCGCCACACCGACAAGGGCTTTCTGGCCGCCTCCTTCGGCCTGGCCGTCGCGATGGGGCTATCGCCCTCGGATCGCATCGGTCTCGTCTTTCCGGTCACGCACCTCGGTGGCGTGAACTCGCTCGTCGCGGCGCTCTCGACAGGCGCGAGCCATCTGATCGTCGAGAGCTTCGATCCTCCGACGACGATTCCCTTCCTGGGCAAGCACGGGGTAACCCATGCCGGTGCCGGAACGGCATTCCATCGCATGTACCTGGAGGCCCAACGCAAACAGGGAGACACGCCGATCTTTCCGGACATCCGCGTCTTCCAGGGCGGCGGAGCCCCGAAACCGCCGCCTCTCCACTACGCGCTCAAGGAGGAGTGCGGTGCAGGCATCCTTTCCGTCTACGGGATGACCGAATGCCCGGTCCTGGCCCTCGGCCGCTTCGACGATCCCGACGAGCAACTCGCCACGACCGAGGGGCGGCTCAACCTGCCGGAGACCGAACTCAAGATCGTCCAGGCCGACGGCTCTCTCGCTGCGATTGGCGTGGAGGGCGAGCTTCGCGTTCGGGCGCCGCAGCTCTTCCTCGGCTATCTGGACGAAGCGCTGAACGCCGAGGCGTTCGATGACGAGGGTTTCTACCGCACCGGGGATCTCGGCTTCATCGACGAGAAGGATTGCATCACCGTCTCGGGACGCCTCAAGGACGTCATCATCCGCAAAGGCGAGAACATCAGCGCGCCGGAGGTCGAAGGCCTCCTCCTCGAGCAGCCGAAGCTCGCCGACGCCAGCGTGATTGGCATCCCCGACGAGGTCCGAGGCGAGATGGTCTGTGCCGTGGTGGTGCTGCGCGAGCCCACGGAACCGCTCGCCTTCGAAGAGATGGTCGACTACTTGCGCGGCAAGGAGTTGATGGTGCAGAAGATTCCGGAACGGCTGGAGACCGTAGAAGCATTGCCGCGCAACCCGAGTGGAAAGGTCCTCAAGCGGGAACTGCGCAAGCAGTTCGCGGCAACGGACTGA